The Ooceraea biroi isolate clonal line C1 chromosome 7, Obir_v5.4, whole genome shotgun sequence genomic sequence AATGGCAAGCGCGTTGATAAAAGGTATACTGTATGATAACCGTGTAATAATCGCCCGCGGATATCACATTTATATTCatgatgttaatattttatattataaattaatggtATTATTAACAGTAAcacgatttataattatattataattacaataattatatatggaatattgataataatatatatacaagataTAGATTGCACATATGCCAAATGCACGATGGCATGTAAAGGCCAATAGCactaatatatagtatataccttttccttttttgttcTCATAttctctctgtccctcttcatatttataattcttcttttcataatgtaataattttatgctatttatttttttgtgccattatttcctttttctattttataatatctactacttttgtaataatgttatgaatattttcccgtttaaaagtattattttttaattaattagatatattactaataaaacatatgtgtaaagttatttctaattaaGTGTGCAACATACTCGCACAGATAAatagcatataaaatattttatcgttttattctTAACACTGTCAATTATATCTTTTGATGTAACGCTATATATGTTGATGTATAAATTTCTagcattatattttaacaatatatttttaaaacaatatatttcgaAATACCAGCTCGTGCACGTTATCCTTTCCTATACCTCCTAACCGGAGTATCCCTCCACAGGATTCAATGGAGGGTAACTGTAAGGGATGCAACAACCCCCCATAGGACACCCGGGTGCACGCATCGCGAAGAGAATAGCCAATTATTGGCGCACATCCCGTGCACTTTTTCTCGAGCAATCCCAAGTTCCCTTTGTGTTCGTGAAATTTAGCGGAATTATTTTGCACGACCCCCTGCTGCCGCCATCATTAACGCGTGGTCATTAATCTTCGTCCGAAATCGATGCGCgtcctccgcgcgcgcgacaccgGTGATACATCAAATCTACATCCGGACCCCGGGTTCGCTTGCTTCGTCGCAGTTGCAAACGAGGAAAACCCTCGAGCGAGCCGATAACGAGCGGATCGACCTGTTCCTCAACTTCAAAAGGCGCTGATAACAAAGACGTCTGCGCGCAGTATCCGAGACGACGCTAATTTCGCGGCTGACGAAACCAACAATGTTCCATCAATTGAACTTACAGAAAGGCACGTGTATTTCTGTCAAATAAAGATCGATGCTTCGTACGTCACTCGAAATCTAAACAAATACGTTCGAAAGCACAGAGTGAACTGTATGAATGGTAATTGTACTGAATTGAAGAGCGCAGAATTTATGTatcatttatcatatttttcgtttttttattttctaaaaatcgaCACGATATTGCAAGTCCTGATGGGATATCACAGGTTCGATGTTACTAACAGAATAATCAAACACGCCAATAATCCACGTATCGACACCTCAGTTATCGGAATGATATCGAGACGGAGCGTCAATACTTTATGAATATCTTCCTGCAATTCCACAAATACCGATTTCTTATTAAGAGTCGTCTTTTCTTCAGATTCTACCAATATCCTGTTTGTCGCGGACCGACTTTACATACGTAAATTATTCCAGAAATTTTATGCAGAATCGAACGTTCTGCTTGTgcgcattaaaaatataacacgaaaataaatagtgtACTTAACATTCcactatattattaataacaatcatTACTCCCGCGCATGCATATAAATGCCGCAGAATAGTGCAAAATGAcgctttcttttaaaaaaaaaaacgtctcATCACCTTACGCATACATTCCAGAAAATacctctgtgaagttggccccccttcttcaaaatttgaaaaaaataagcacagttctgtttgccccccgaagagttctaggGTTTTCAGTCCtttttagaaagagttctgccatttaaagtaacgaaaacaccATTTGAAACACCGGGGAGGCTAACTTCacgaaactgaaaattcaaacggctataacttttttgtttttaattttagcgcTTTGACccttaagaataatttgtagaactctttggggggccatcagaactctcaatagaactccggatttccaaacAAATTTCagacccagaattttcaaagtgccagaacttttttgttttcgattccAGAGCATTGGTTTCtagggataatcggtagaactctttggggggccatcagaactctcaacagaactgcggaattatttaaaaaattttcgacCTGAGgaacttagaaattttcggacTCTGCAACTTCGACtagccagaacttttttgttttcgacttgagcgcatcgagtattaaggataatcgttagaactcttcggggggctaACAGAACTGTCAAcagaactgcggaattattaaaaaaattttcgacCTGTGggacttagaaattttcggacTCCGCAATTTCAAGtcgccagaacttttttgtttgaaattgcggagtccgaaaatttctaagtccCACAGgtcgaaaatttttttaataattccgcagttctgCTGCCAGTTCTggtgcccccccccccccccgaagagttctaacgattatccttaatactcgatgcgctcaagtcgaaaacaaaaaagttctggcaatttgaattttgcttgggtccgaaagtttttttgggaaatccggagttctattgagagttctgatggccccccaaagagttctacaaattattcttaaggTTCAAAgcactaaaattaaaaacaaaaagttatagccgtttgaattttcagtttcgtgaagttagcccccccCCCGGTGTTTCAAATggtgttttcgttactttgaatggcagaactctttctaaaaaggactgaaaactctagaactcttcggggggcaatcaggactgtgcttatttttttccaattttgaagaaggggggccaacttcacagaggtcCAGAAAATCATTTCTATTTAAGTAAATCGCGGTGTGTGGTGCCCGTGTTTTATCAATAGCGAACTCTTGACTTATTTACCGCTCGTCGGGTTAACATAACGCGGGCCATTCATCGTACTGAATAGAAGAGGGAGCGAGAAGCCTTTTAAAAACCTAGGTGACCCAGTTCTCGGTGTTCCGGTCGCAACCAACTGCAGCTCCGTTAGCTAATCGAAATAGCGGGGTCATCCCGCCGATCGGAGGTAGCGAGCGCGCGTTGCTCCTCTCCTCAAGGTCGTTTCCGTTCTTCCGCCCTATGCTGCCGCCCTACTTGCTGTAGCTGCTGCTgggcccgcgcgcgcgatcgcataATTCCCGGCAGCAAGCGAATCCAATTTATTACTCAACGATCATCTCCGCTCGGCGGTCGATCGACGATCGCCGTCCGGAATGAGGAtgtcctccctctctttcctaCCCCTAGCCACTCTCACACGAACGAACCCCTTGGTTATATAAGGCAAATATTGCGGTGTGTTCGAGGCATGCTAACAAGTTCTACGTGATTCGAGAAGCTCGCGTGGAAAATTGCATCTCGAAGTTGTATTTGCGAGCGCGCGTGCAGAACATCTCCCGCGCTATTGAAATAGGATTTTGCCAACTGGCAAAATGATTATGTCCATAcataaataatcgataatgTGCAATTGCGTGtacgatattatttatgatttgaAAATCAGGGGAATGTATTTCGCTCTCTTCGCAATTGtcagagaaaataaatattattaaaaagttattattacctaaagtaataatagaaaacaatATACGTCTTTAATCTATCCTTTAGTAAATGGAACTTGTAGTGCAAATGTCAGAGTATCAATAATGCTGCTTACAACCTCTACTACTGGCGAAACAATATAAGCACTGTTGATCTTGGCAAATGAATTCAGCTGTATAAAAGCTATTTACTCGGCTTTTACGGAAGAGGTAACACCGGAAGCGCTCGGCTCGAGTCCCATAGAGAACAATGCATTAATAAACTATAATGGCGGCTATCGACTTACAGTATCTAAACCCCGATCTCGACTCAAATTtcatattcaaattatttcaGTGCAGATTGTTTTAAATACAGAAAACAGAAATGACAGAAATTTTTTCATAGAAAACTTGTAACGCGGTGGCGGAAGAACGTGACCCTCCTCCCGGAGGGTTGGGAAAAAGGGGGCAAAAGGTAACGGGGTTAAGCACCCTACCTGTGGATCGCGGCGTTCCGGGGCTGCTCCGGGGAGATCGTTGCGCGGCCACGGCAGTCAGGCAGGGGCGTGGGGGTCTTGAGGAGGTCGCCGAACGATAAATGATGACCGTAATCGCGGCAGGCCCAGGTGTATCCGCGCTCATCGCCGCCCTCCTTCGCAGACGAGCGTTGCCTCCTACCGGCGGCATCGGCCGTAGCACCTCCGCCGCCACCCTCGGAGAGATGGCGGGTCAAGGGTCGCCGCATGTCTCATTCAGATCGCGCGGACTGGATCGCCGGACCAAttggcgcgcgctcgccggACCAGCGCGAAGTCGGCTACAATCGAGGCTCGAATTCGTTGGGCGTCGCGTTGGAATGCTGAGGTTGCTCGTACTTGCGAGCGAGCGTTCGTTCGTTTTCGCGCGCAAGCCTCGAGAGACCGCGaacgtcgtcctcgtcgtcgtcgcccaCCACGCTACGATCCGTggagcgcgctcgcgcgctcccTTCTGTGATACCGAGAGGAGCGTACGACCGCGATACTGGGCGCCGGGAGAGCtgcgttccgcgcgcgcgcagccgATCCCCTCCCGTCTCCGCGCGCAACTACCGTGCCAGCGCGCGGCTATCGTCCGACTGCCGCCCCCTCGCGAGCCGCCGCGGCCTGAAGCGCGCCTAACTTCACGGATAAGGCAGATCGCGTCGCGATGAACTGATCGGAGACAATCGACGATTCGAAATATGACGCAATGAATTATTGTTACTTTCGGTTCGAAATAATGGATATTGATATAGTTCCTGATATATTTTGGACAATGGTTGAGTTCGCTTTCAATGTGTGTTTATCATGATCACACTTAagaggatcctggagtggccagtgaactccgtcgcggtgtctgaattaccggcggaaccgatgattttcctgtatttttttttcattgaattcacagaatgaaaaatccttctccacgatgaaagtacacacaataatgtaatgtgaaaagcaggacttaactttccaaacggacaaaaatcacaattttttattcagccacgatttcacgggcatacgtaggcacgaaatgatcacgaatctttctgcactaattactttgacactaggcttctaaactcatttctaaaagcttccccgtattctttcattttgtcccgtccttgcgattatcgaattttggccacacaaactgcaaaacatttatattaagaacattaatgtacgaggtgacgtcacaataagccgataataaaactgtaaattttttttgtcgtttttaacataaagtcgagtttcgctcggtatatttctttgtatactttaatcgtggagaaggattttttattctatacaatcattaaagagtaattagtacagtaagatcgaccaattccgccggtaatacagacgactccaggatccccttaacaGAATCTATGAaagtataaatttatcaaCGTTAGTAAAGTCGACTTTTATCGACCTCTCGATGCAAGAGAAGAACTGCCGACGGAGGATGATTTCGAGAGTTAGAGAAAATGCACACAATCGATTATCGACAAATGtttcaacataaaatataaatttttgtatcaaTTTTTCTACGTACGCGGAGGGAAAtgaaattatgttttaatataaaaatgttttaaatataaaaaaaatgaaacaatgtAAAAAGATATGGATTATAAAATCGGaaaataatcgatataatGTGTCTAATTACAGAACGACATGCATTTATGTTATGTATTTGATAATTGCGCACATTGAACTTTTGTTAAATTTCAACAAGAAAATAACTTCAAACATGGAAACAAAATTTTGTGATCGATTTTACAGAAGCGGATAGTCGATAGTGAAGCCTcaataatagtaattatataagaaactTTATATATTGCGATAAACGTTCGACACTTTACGAaacttttgtaataattatttgcgcgcaaattctttcaaaattcttttaaatactAACACTCACGAGGAATACAGAGTGGTTTAAATACGATTCTACGATCATTATGATGTGTTAACTGATTATGATTTGATTTATCTCGATATCTGAAAACATTGCAATGATCGAACCAATAACCATAATCATTTTgacataaaaacaaaattcaaagaattttaatatatattaggaatcaaaaagtaaattattataaaaatattatcagcATAATCAATTACAATCTTTTTTCAagctataattatatagtttttacgatttttactattattaatgtagagaaaattaaaattatggagATAATGGTAGCTTCGGTACAAatcatgtataaaaaaaatattaatttctgtgttgagtaatatatacatataatcgtGTTACATGTGTATTCATATTACTCATATTGCGGCTACGCTACTTGCACTCTGTATGTTTGAGGAATGAGACTGTCTCGGATTTCTTCGGAGTTGGAGAAAAGCAATCACATCGTCGGGACAGTGTtaaagcaaatatttaattttattaatgaaccTGCgcaatcataaaatatatccaTGTAACGGTCAACGAGATATAACATCGATAGAGCTCGGCGTTGGACGTGATGACACAATCAACGGCTTGGGAGTGTGGAGGAGCGGGGGGGAAGGAAAAAGGGGCAGGAGTGAAATCGGACGCTAAATGCGAACACCCTACGGGAAGTCACATAATTTCCTTGTGGACTCGGGGGCGCACCTTGTCAGCCGGGTCTCGTCGTTTCTGCTTTCTTCCGCTCGTGACGAAGCGCGGCACTTCGCGAAGGAACGGCATAATTATTCTTGTTGTTTGTGTATACATActgtataaaaatagaatccACAGTGCGCGGTGGTGTCATCGGGATGGATAGGAATGGCGGGACGAGAAATGGGGGGGGTGGGAACTTAAAGGGGAGTATCGCGGCTGGATTGCGGATCGAAATCAAACGTCGGCTGGCagaagcgtcgcgacgctggATAACATTCGTAGTCTGACTACATGTCGTATCGCTATGGCAGACGTGCATTGTCGCGCGTGGATGTAATGCGCGGCTTCACTGATAAAagacccaggcagcacatgttagcctaatatgtttcttagacgtatctaatgtctaagaaacataaagtaccatttaagaaacggtttaaatagaaaccgtttttagacctcaattttaaaaacgtatttttcacgtttccacagaaacgaaaaatgtgttttattaaattgatttgaaattatataattaatatagaaaaaatagtaatctctacttactttgcgagtattaattatttttacatcatacgtttcaatgtactcgattatggaacaagagacaaaaatcaacacaagtgtgtgcgattcccacctctgattcaccaagcgaccgatagatggccaggccagacgtgacgttctcgcaagtaacatttgtgttatcaccttataaataaccatccggaaaaccgatccaacactcttttcttcttcttttcttttgaaacttttgagatcgctattacttgaagtgatatttcaaaagagtgagattccactacacgaaatttagagagtaattcataaaatataaaaatctagttttttacaaaaatgtgacttaactctgtctatctttgaggcaccgatatatagaattgataaatatttttctgatggtttctgaaacgtttttttgccgaaaaagaaacgtttctcctaacgttttttcgttggacatttttctgctaaataaacgtttcaataaaatggttatgaaacgttacggcaaaacgtttatgaaacggttttgaaaccaatgtgtgctgcctggggagcctccttttttttctctctctctaagtAACGTTACCTAATTTCTAATCTCGAGGCTCGTGCTAAGGTTTGATCAATCGGTCGGTCGTCCGACAGATCGATCGGCTAATCGCGACTGAATTTCGTGAGTAACTCTGTTATTATTGCGTGTCGCGGCAGCTTTCAAACGTTCCGGCGAAGCTGTCTCCTTCGAGCCGCAGCAGTCCGAATTTCGTGAATTCGAATTACAACGAGTTACAACGTTTCCGCATACGTGGCCCGCATTATTCATCAGTttctatatatgtacataaatatacacGCAACGTTACTCGCGGAACACGCGCGTATATTCTGctccgcgtgcgtgcgtgaccGGGGCCGCGCCAACCCTCTCGCGGGAGGTGTGGCGAATGGATCAGTACGACTAAACTAAACTAAATTACACCTTCAGTATTTTCAGAAGGCTGACTAAGAGCCATTCTCCTGCGTGGAATAAGAAATTTtgatagaataataatttttaattaacagacTTTAAATTAACAGAAAACGACAAAATAGAGTAGAACGTTATTCGGAAACGAACAAGAAGGGAATAATTATATCGCGCACATTATACCCAAACCAGTTGTACAAACCGTTGTGCAAGAGCGCGTTTGCAAATGAATCATCTAGCAAGAATTCTGGCAAGAAGGGAGGtagacttttatatttttcgtgcACTAGCAACCCCGGGCGCGGCCCAACTTCACGGTGCTTCGACGTCTCTACACGGCGAATCGCACGATCTCTGTCGCGAGACGCGCGATCCGCCTTCACGTAACTATGATCGGGCTACAAACACCGGCCGCGGTCcctacgttttttttttcttttttctcggaCCCCGGCCGTGTTTCacaaatatatacgtacacgCGTGACTCGTGACACATGGGGGCTGAAACTTGAGGCCCCGCGCGCGTGTCAACCGTGCGCTGTTGTAcgatattgattatttaatctGAGATTGTTTAAAATACGACTCTAttgactctctctttcttctctctctctctctctctctcgtttgctccctctctctctttctctctcagagGCTATGCTGTTACAGGGAGCCTTAGCAGCCGACCTGGTGCAGCATCGACGCTAGCCGAAACACACGCATCCAGGCAAACATGCCAGTGGATGGCGAGCGGCAGACAGCCGccctcgtcgacgacgacgccgacgagcTTTTCCGTTGATCCTGCGTGGCCGACGCTGACGTCCGGCTTAGGGTCGCGTCCACGGACGCGACATCGCTCTCCGACTTCCGCTGcttctgctgctgctgctgctgcggtgAGTACTTCATGTCTGCGGTTATGCGAAAGGGAAAGCGAGAGAGTGAATACGCGAGGAAGGAATGACCTCTTAGTATTACCATTAAAGGAGCAAGCTACGTTGAAGCCATCGTTACGTTAcgctattatatttcaataagaCTCCATAGAATATACATACTTatacgtgaaataaaaatgatgcaTCTTCGTCAGTTTGGAGAACAAAGAAGTACGCGAGATAAACTTACGTTGTCGAGGGTGGATTTAGTATTTTACGAATAAGTAATGCAagattgtttttaaaattatcttgaaattaattacgcACGAAATTTATATCTGAAAGCTTGAGATGTATCTATGCTTTGTTGAAAATAACGCCTGAAATACTATAGAACATTACTAtcgggttggccaaaaagtaattgcgttttttccaatagatggacatacatgtcttgaaatgtaactaacttcattctaaaccgcaaattcattatgtaggttaacaactcacagttgaagcttgttttagaaaaagaaagtacacgatttcgttaacaattgtttgtttgccgtcgatttcaaaatggaaaatcaaaaagaacattttcgtcatattttgttttattacttccgaaaagggaaaaacgctgtgcaagctcataaaaagttatctgatgtatatggcgaagatgctttaaaactgcggcagtgtcaaaattcgtttactaaatttcgatctggagattttaatgtgaaagatgcaccacgctcaggaaggccaatcgaaattgatgatgacaaaataaaggcactgatcgattccaatcggcgtttaacgacacgagagattgccgagaatcttaacatatcgaaatcgagtgttgaaaaccattcaaaacgacttggatacattagtaagctcgatatttgggtagcacatgagctcaaagaaattcatctcactaagcgtattgacatctgcgattctcttttgaaacgtgaggaaaatgacccatttttgaaacgtatgataacaggcgacgaaaaatggatcgtctacaacaacgtcaaacgaaaaagatcgtggagcaagcgtgatgaacctgctgaaagcacttgaaaagcagatattcaccaaagaaagattatgctgtcagtctggtgggactttaaaggtattctgtattttgagctgcttgcaaggaatcaaaccattaattcagacgtatactgtcgtcaactggataaattaaatgatgccatcaaacagaaacgtcgagaattggtgaatcgcaaaggtgttgtgtttcaccatgataacgctagaccacgtacaagtttggtcactcgtgaaaaattgttgcagcttggatgggatgtgttaccatgatgttaccacatccaccatattcgccagacctggcaccatcagattaccatttgtttcgttctttgcaaaacgccttgaatgataaaacctttactgctgatgaggatatgaaatcgttgttggaattgttttttgctgaaaaagataagaacttttttgagcgcggaatcatgaagttgcctgaaaaatggcaaaagataatcaaacaaaatggacaatatattgtttaataaagtttttgtttcccatgaaaaattcgccttttatttatataaaaaaaaacgcaattactttttggccaacccaataaaacGTTAATGAAACGTAAAATGCTCTCATTCTTTTTGCTGTTGAGTGAAcatgaattaattttcatactAATATGCAAGTGTTTATGCATTCAGCCAATAAGACTTTGACACTAGTAATTATTCTGATGATAAATCTTTGCAATTATTTCGCGATGAACCTCGACCGGCGCAGGGATTCACGGACCTTTTTGCGTAAATGTCGCATCAGCCTTGACTATGTTTATCCGCGCTAAACGCTCATTTGGTCATGGTCGTCTCAGTATTACGCTCGGTTacgaaatagaaaaatagttATGAACTTAATTGGCATTACAAGCCAGCATAGGCATCCTTAATGTTAAAGTAcagaaatgtataaaaaatgaacTCTTCTTAGTTTTTATCAACTCTGTTGCTCTGCGTTTTTGTCGTAACAAATACCCGTATTACATACGCGTTCCGGCCACTAACACTactcattatcattattatataattccatTAATTACTGTCTCACATATTCACAAGGTATGATTTTGTCAAGTCGCTGTTTCGTCTGATTTTATTCAGTTTCGTAATACTGTCCCTCTGTTCTACTAAACCTTCCGTTATCTCATGTATGTCGCGTATGTCGAAACAAACGCTGCGACTCGGCACATTGCTCTGTATGACTGTTTATTATGCCGTTACGAAATCGCTGTTTCCAGGAGCGCGATCGCTAGGTGGGCGTCTCAGCCGGCGCACGCGCCTCTTTCGGCCAGCTGATTCCCTAGACCTACTTTTCATCCGGTGATGCGAGCTGACATCATATACATACGGACGTATTG encodes the following:
- the LOC105277654 gene encoding uncharacterized protein LOC105277654, whose protein sequence is MKYSPQQQQQQKQRKSESDVASVDATLSRTSASATQDQRKSSSASSSTRAAVCRSPSTGMFAWMRVFRLASMLHQVGC